A single genomic interval of Hydractinia symbiolongicarpus strain clone_291-10 chromosome 8, HSymV2.1, whole genome shotgun sequence harbors:
- the LOC130655661 gene encoding uncharacterized protein LOC130655661 → MHAHNMVTVFIAMIFIFITSLPTSFQKEEKGKNTQRICNSAFQEAWKQLCALKAKKRFGRSIIKETIHNLQQSDFIKPNDALQFLHPLHRKRRQTDNLNAHEECCIETCSLEEVNEYPC, encoded by the exons ATGCATGCACATAACATGGTGACAGTCTTCATTGCGATGATATTTATTTTCATCACTTCACTGCCGACATCTtttcaaaaagaagagaaagGAAAAAATACTCAGCGAATTTGTAACAGTGCGTTTCAAGAAGCATGGAAACAATTATGTGCATTAAAAGCGAAAAAAAGGTTTGGTCGATCAATAATAAAAG AGACTATCCATAACCTCCAACAGAGCGATTTTATCAAACCGAATGATGCGCTTCAATTTCTTCATCCATTACATCGAAAGCGACGGCAAACAGACAATTTGAATGCCCACGAAGAATGCTGCATCGAAACATGCAGCTTAGAAGAAGTCAATGAGTATCCTTGCTAG